In the genome of Gottschalkia purinilytica, the window GGCGCTATTCTTTGTTTTATTATCATTCCTGATGATCCAGGTTCACGTTTAGCTTTAAGTCCTTTTTCTTTAAGTATCTTTTCAAGTTTTAAATTTCCATGTTCTCTTACCCATACTACGTAATTGCGATTCATAGTTTTAAATATATCATTTGCTTTTTCAAGCATTTCTTCAGCATAAGTATCATCTAAACAAAATACACCATTTAAGTGTGCATCTTCATTGTCTACGCCAACAGTATAAATCATATAAGCATCTGTTTCATATAACTTACCATTTTTTAAATTTTTAGCTCGATGTTTAATAGATTCTGCTAGATTTTCGTCTGCTAGCTTTAACCAGGTATCTAACTGTTTAAACTCCATTTATATCCCCTCCTAATAAGTATTTTTACTTATAAACCATTATTTATGTAATACCCATTATATCACAAAGGTTTTCATTGATTTGCTATAATAATAATTTATTGGGTTGCAAAAAAATAGATTACACCATTGATATTACTTGTTTATATATAAACCAATTGTGTAATCTATATGAATATTATCTATTCCATTTTCTTTAGATTTTGTCTAAATCTCTACTTGGAACATTTCTTGTATTACAGTGTACTCCACCACCATAGACATTAAGAGCAGTAGTATCTATCGCTACTACAGTTCTATCTTTAAATATACTTTTTAAAATATTTAAAGCCTTTTCATCTTTTTCTTTTATCTTAGGTGACATACCTTCTCTATAATATTTTTGAGCTATAACAATATTATTAGTTATTAAAAAATTACAGTAACTTAATGCAGGAATTACAGTTATATTTCCTGTTGGGAATTCACTTCCATCTAAGAATTTACCATTCATATCCTCTCTAAATATCTGCCACTCTTCATACATTTTATCTCCAGGTTTTAATTCTAAATAAATTGTTTCCGGAAAAGGCATCCTAATGATTTTAAATGGTTTTCCATTTATATCAGTTGCATTTTTTAGAACTTCATATGCTTTATCCAGTCTTTCTTTGTTCAATGCATGTAGTTTATTTTCCTTTGCTTCTTCTTCTGTAATTTCTGCAAGTAATATAGTATCTTCACTAACAAAACGGCACATTTCATCTATATGACCATTTGCTGATGCTGACCTATATGCACTTACTGTTCCATCTGGTCCTATTATAGGTCCATCAAACATGTTTTCATCATCATATGTTGCATATGGTATCCAAATAACTTTTTCTAAATTAAAAATTCTTTTGAACTCTTCTTCTACTTGTTCTTTTGTCATACCTTTATTTCTCTTGTTAACCTCTGTATCTTCTATAGTCATCATGACTCCATTTCCATTGAACTCACGATCACCACCTTCACTTATAAGGCGTGTAAAAATGGTAGTATCAACATTTACAAGTTCACCATGCATTCTGTCAAATCCTTCTACCACTCTTGATACTGGATCTTCTTTTGGTAAAAAACCATATGAAGCAAAGTCAAAGTCTACTAAAGCCCTTTCACCTTTATCATTTATAAGAACTTCAGCGCCAAAATCACGAGGATAGAAAAATACACTTGGATATTCTACAAATAGTATATTTTCAATATTAATTCCATTTTCTTTTAACTTTCTTTTTGCTCTATTTGTTACATCTTCATCAAAACTACTTATAATTAAATCTACATTTCCTATCAGATTCTTTACTATCTCTACACTAACATCTTCCATGTTATAGCTTTCACATGATGTTTCATAGTTAGGCCATGACATAAGAATTGATTCTTGCTTTTCAAACTCTCCTACTGTCCTAAAACTATTTGACTTCATAGTAAATCCTCCTTCTATTAATTTAAATCTATACTTCAATAGCCGACCAGAATAATTTCCATATAGAATCTAGTCTTGTGATATACTCTTGTCTAGCATAATAATGTGCTTCTACTAATAATCCATCTATAATGCAATAAAAAGTAGCTAATAAATCTTTAGTTTCCATTTTTTTAATAGTTTTTGTTTCAAAACCTTCTTCAAAGATTAATATTAATTCCTTGTTTAATTTTTTTTCATAGTCTTCAAATCTCTTCTGTAACTTCTCTTTTAATTCTAAAGGTGGAAATAGCATAATCCTTTTTAAAAATAAAGTTTCATTTTTTATTGACTCACTATTATATATTTCATAATAATACTTAAAAACTGAGTATAATTTTTCTTTAACATCTAGTTCACTAAAATTTTCTTTCAACTTCTCTATATAGTAAACATCTAAATTTAAAGTATCCTCAAATACAGAAAAAAATAAGTCCTCTTTACTTTTAAAGTGATAATATATAGACGATTTTCTTATGCCAACTTCCTTTGCAATATTTTCTAACGAAGTTCCATCATATCCATTACTAGCAAATAACTTTAAAGCAGTTGATTTAATATTTTCAATAGTAGACATTAATTATATCGCCTCCTTTAACTACCTATCGTTCGGTAGTTAAATTTTATAACATTATATTTTAATAGTCAACATCTAAAGTATTACTTTTATATCTATATTTAAACATAGAATCTGTTTAAAATTATAAATATAAAAAACTCTGGTAAGTATCTACCAGAGCTTTTTAACTCATAATTTTATAATACATCTTTTATAATATCTTTTTTCCTAAAGTTGCAGCATATATTACAAATTGATTTTCTCCATCTAATCCAAGTAAGTCATTAATTTCATCATCATCAAAAGCAGCAATAGCACAAGCACCACTATCAATAGACTCTGCTGCTAGATAAAGATTTTGACATACATGACCTGCATCTAAATGAAGATATCTATATGATCTTTCATCATATCTCCACTTCATTCTGTATATTACAGCACTCCAAATAAAAGTTACTGCACTATTTTTAATAAAGTCCTGTTCTAAACAGCTATAAGCTACTTTTTCAGCCATCTCAGGATCTAGGCTTAGCTGCATAAGTTTATTTTCAATAGCTAGATATCTATATAATCCTGGTTTTATCCCATCTACTTTATTTATAAGAAGATAAGTTTCAAGTGCATGTC includes:
- a CDS encoding agmatine deiminase family protein encodes the protein MKSNSFRTVGEFEKQESILMSWPNYETSCESYNMEDVSVEIVKNLIGNVDLIISSFDEDVTNRAKRKLKENGINIENILFVEYPSVFFYPRDFGAEVLINDKGERALVDFDFASYGFLPKEDPVSRVVEGFDRMHGELVNVDTTIFTRLISEGGDREFNGNGVMMTIEDTEVNKRNKGMTKEQVEEEFKRIFNLEKVIWIPYATYDDENMFDGPIIGPDGTVSAYRSASANGHIDEMCRFVSEDTILLAEITEEEAKENKLHALNKERLDKAYEVLKNATDINGKPFKIIRMPFPETIYLELKPGDKMYEEWQIFREDMNGKFLDGSEFPTGNITVIPALSYCNFLITNNIVIAQKYYREGMSPKIKEKDEKALNILKSIFKDRTVVAIDTTALNVYGGGVHCNTRNVPSRDLDKI
- a CDS encoding SagB/ThcOx family dehydrogenase, whose protein sequence is MSNGIGKEFMEKTKYKYMGESDQEKGIPQPPLELEYGDDAILIDLPSVENIEIKGMDLKEAIESRKSLRKYDATSLTIEELSYLLWCTQGVKRVASRPATLRTVPSAGCRHALETYLLINKVDGIKPGLYRYLAIENKLMQLSLDPEMAEKVAYSCLEQDFIKNSAVTFIWSAVIYRMKWRYDERSYRYLHLDAGHVCQNLYLAAESIDSGACAIAAFDDDEINDLLGLDGENQFVIYAATLGKKIL
- a CDS encoding TetR/AcrR family transcriptional regulator, whose protein sequence is MSTIENIKSTALKLFASNGYDGTSLENIAKEVGIRKSSIYYHFKSKEDLFFSVFEDTLNLDVYYIEKLKENFSELDVKEKLYSVFKYYYEIYNSESIKNETLFLKRIMLFPPLELKEKLQKRFEDYEKKLNKELILIFEEGFETKTIKKMETKDLLATFYCIIDGLLVEAHYYARQEYITRLDSIWKLFWSAIEV